A region of Necator americanus strain Aroian chromosome I, whole genome shotgun sequence DNA encodes the following proteins:
- a CDS encoding hypothetical protein (NECATOR_CHRI.G4184.T1) — protein MKVFGHLAHFFSSSPTPTLDDDGGIAFEARARRSRRAVGNFKASPQGRRGSLALSLSFALSNHTLSARTLRDGLRQPSFSRNPITTKVSAPPVPNRLHTSFHKSPGSKSSTNKHTPRPASRISSQVLSFIYGRLAVVRSRFFFSFVLFFFQRKNTSRPGCYPSYLFNVYLFYSAVNANVFECA, from the coding sequence ATGAAAGTTTTCGGTCATctcgctcatttcttttcatcttcacCGACACCGACACTCGACGACGACGGCGGCATCGCCTTTGAAGCTCGGGCGCGGCGGTCGCGTCGCGCCGTCGGCAACTTCAAAGCATCGCCGCAAGGGCGTCGCGGCTCGCTcgccctctctctctctttcgcGCTCAGCAACCACACATTATCCGCTCGTACACTTCGCGACGGCCTCAGACAACCGAGTTTCAGCAGGAACCCCATCACAACGAAGGTTTCTGCGCCTCCTGTACCGAACCGTCTTCACACGTCATTTCACAAATCCCCTGGATCAAAGTCGTCAACAAACAAGCACACACCACGTCCCGCTTCACGAATATCGTCGCAGGTGCTATCGTTCATCTACGGCAGGCTTGCTGTTGTTCGCtctcgtttcttcttttcatttgtgttatttttcttccaacgtAAAAATACGTCACGACCAGGATGCTATCCATCGTACCTTTTTAATGTCTACCTCTTTTATTCTGCTGTAAACGCCAACGTCTTCGAATGTGCTTAA